The Verrucomicrobiota bacterium genome includes the window TCCTCCAACCGGCTGCGCTTGGTCATGCGCGGAGGCGTGGGTTCCAGGAACATCAACGTCGGGAATGGCGCGGTCTCCTGGGGCCGCCGCCGGATCAAATGCCACAAGACCGGCGCCACCATCGCGGCCAGACCGGCGAGGAACAAAGGCGCAAGCAAGCTCATATGGAAGGACTACATCCGCGCCGCGTTTCCACGCCCCCGCTGGCGGCGCGCCTTGAGAAAGTCGAGCAACGCCCATTCCAAGGGCGTGTCCGTGCGCAAGACCCGGACGGCCGTCCCGTGCCGGGCGCAAATGGCCTCCAACGCCTGCCGATGAGCCGCGCGTTTGGCGCGATAGCGTTCGCGGAAGGTGGGCGCGTCGAGGTCGATTTCGCGGCCCGTTTCCAAATCCTTCAACCGCACCGTGTCGCCAAAATCCAAATCCTCCTCCATCGGGTCCGCGATCTGAAAAACGACGACCTCATGCCCGCCGGCGCGCAAGGTTCCCAGCGGCAACTCGAATCCATCCAGGGGCGACATGAAATCGGAGATGAACACCGCCAGACTGCGCCGCTTCAGGATTTCCAGAAGCCGCTTCAAAGGAGTCGCCAAGTCCGTGCCTACCCCTCCGCACTCCTTCTCCAGCGCCAGCATCAGCCTCCGCAAATGCCCGGGACGATTCCGCGCCGGCACCGCCTCCCGAATGCGCTCGTCGAAGGACAACAAGCCCACCGCGTCGCCCTGCAAATGGAGAAACCGCGCCAGCGTCGCGGCCAGGGTCCGCGCGTAATCCGCTTTCAAAACCCCGCGTGACGCGTAATCCATCGACTTGCTCAGGTCCAGCAGGAGAAAACAGCGCAGGTTGGTCTCATCCTCGAACTTCCGGACAAAATGCCGGTCCGTCCGCCCGTACAATCTCCAGTCGAGAAAGCGCGGATCATCACCCGGGGCGTACTGGCGGTACTCGGAGAACTCGACGGAGAAACCGTGGTAAGGGCTGCGATGAAGGCCGCTCCAAAACCCCTCGACCACGACGCGAGCGCGCCATTCCAGATTCTGGATGGCCATCAAG containing:
- a CDS encoding DUF58 domain-containing protein is translated as MDPRALMAIQNLEWRARVVVEGFWSGLHRSPYHGFSVEFSEYRQYAPGDDPRFLDWRLYGRTDRHFVRKFEDETNLRCFLLLDLSKSMDYASRGVLKADYARTLAATLARFLHLQGDAVGLLSFDERIREAVPARNRPGHLRRLMLALEKECGGVGTDLATPLKRLLEILKRRSLAVFISDFMSPLDGFELPLGTLRAGGHEVVVFQIADPMEEDLDFGDTVRLKDLETGREIDLDAPTFRERYRAKRAAHRQALEAICARHGTAVRVLRTDTPLEWALLDFLKARRQRGRGNAARM